The proteins below come from a single Zea mays cultivar B73 chromosome 8, Zm-B73-REFERENCE-NAM-5.0, whole genome shotgun sequence genomic window:
- the LOC109941865 gene encoding uncharacterized protein: MAKQASVSPPSGPAAAAVPASAPRRRRNTTTGKGMRSGPRRAYLYSCAARRSSSTMGGRPSSSAETTDRCISSPSAPTTTGTHLAGTFPQVAPGNAGTGFTTAPDATLHAPVDTHRSSAGLHRGGSSAGL; this comes from the coding sequence ATGGCAAAGCAAGCGAGCGTGAGCCCACCGTcggggccggcggcggcggcggtcccCGCGAGTGCGCCGAGGAGGCGGCGGAACACGACCACGGGGAAGGGGATGCGGAGCGGGCCCCGACGCGCGTACCTGTACTCCTGCGCGGCACGGCGGAGCAGCTCGACAATGGGCGGGCGGCCTAGCAGCTCCGCAGAGACAACAGATCGCTGCATATCCTCCCCCTCCGCACCGACCACCACAGGCACGCACCTCGCCGGCACCTTCCCGCAGGTAGCCCCCGGCAACGCCGGCACTGGCTTCACCACGGCGCCCGACGCCACCCTACACGCCCCCGTGGACACGCACCGGAGCAGTGCCGGTCTGCATCGAGGAGGCAGCAGTGCAGGTTTGTAG